From the Musa acuminata AAA Group cultivar baxijiao chromosome BXJ1-2, Cavendish_Baxijiao_AAA, whole genome shotgun sequence genome, one window contains:
- the LOC135606247 gene encoding alpha-1,6-mannosyl-glycoprotein 2-beta-N-acetylglucosaminyltransferase-like translates to MAFYKRSRTARVALPLRRVLPLVLVVLASVLFVVFMLKNRAVAGPSSFSFANLENPATILADPSFKLKLPKQTLLSVSLDQRNRLPPRNTDLFPTLAKDHTKIVLYVHNRPRYLRAVVRSLAGVEGIGETLLIVSHDGYFPEMDGIVRGIRFCQVKQIFAPYSPHLFPDSFPGVSLGDCHDKDDPAAKKCNGTADQYGNHRSPRIVSLKHHWWWMMNTVWDGMEETRGFDGHILFIEEDHYIYPNAYRNLQLLVGVKPTKCPECYATNLAPSDVNFKGEATDMLIAEKIGNMGYAFNRTVWRKIHAKAKEFCSFDEYNWDITMWATVYPSFGAPVYTLRGPRTSAAHFGKCGLHQGQGKIGACIDNGKASFQLDEIDKILNIKPDWQVHIIKKQSGYQAGFKGWGGWGDWRDRELCLSFAYMYHVV, encoded by the coding sequence ATGGCCTTTTACAAGAGATCTCGGACGGCGAGAGTCGCCCTGCCGTTGCGGCGGGTGCTCCCTTTGGTCCTTGTAGTCCTCGCCTCCGTGCTGTTCGTGGTCTTCATGCTTAAGAATCGAGCTGTCGCCGGtccctcctctttctccttcgcGAACCTGGAAAACCCTGCAACTATTTTAGCGGATCCTAGTTTCAAGCTCAAGCTGCCGAAGCAGACCCTCCTCTCTGTCTCCTTGGATCAGCGAAACAGATTGCCCCCCAGGAACACGGATCTCTTCCCCACCCTGGCCAAAGACCATACAAAGATTGTCCTTTACGTCCACAACCGCCCCCGGTACCTCCGGGCGGTCGTCCGGAGCCTCGCCGGCGTGGAGGGCATCGGCGAGACGCTGCTGATCGTGAGCCACGATGGATACTTCCCCGAGATGGACGGCATCGTCCGGGGCATCCGGTTCTGCCAGGTGAAGCAGATTTTTGCGCCCTACTCGCCGCACCTGTTCCCCGACAGCTTCCCGGGCGTCTCCCTGGGCGATTGCCACGACAAGGACGACCCCGCTGCGAAGAAGTGCAACGGGACGGCTGACCAGTACGGCAACCACCGGTCGCCGAGGATAGTGTCGCTGAAGCACCACTGGTGGTGGATGATGAACACTGTGTGGGATGGGATGGAGGAGACCAGGGGATTCGACGGTCACATTCTTTTCATCGAGGAGGACCATTACATCTACCCGAATGCTTACCGGAACCTTCAGCTGCTCGTAGGAGTAAAGCCCACGAAATGCCCCGAGTGCTACGCTACCAACTTGGCCCCGTCTGATGTGAACTTTAAGGGAGAAGCGACGGATATGCTGATAGCTGAGAAGATTGGCAATATGGGTTACGCCTTCAACAGGACTGTTTGGAGAAAGATACATGCTAAGGCGAAGGAGTTCTGCTCCTTTGATGAGTATAACTGGGACATTACGATGTGGGCTACTGTCTACCCTTCGTTTGGAGCCCCTGTTTACACTCTGAGAGGTCCCCGGACAAGTGCCGCCCACTTTGGGAAATGCGGACTGCATCAGGGGCAAGGGAAGATTGGCGCGTGCATTGACAATGGCAAAGCAAGCTTTCAGCTAGACGAGATCGATAAAATTCTTAACATAAAGCCGGATTGGCAGGTGCACATCATCAAGAAGCAGAGTGGTTACCAAGCAGGTTTTAAGGGTTGGGGAGGCTGGGGTGATTGGAGGGACCGAGAGCTTTGTTTGAGTTTTGCTTACATGTATCATGTCGTGTAA